A window of Candidatus Xiphinematobacter sp. Idaho Grape contains these coding sequences:
- the dnaE gene encoding DNA polymerase III subunit alpha has protein sequence MSENSFVHLHVHTEYSLLDGAVRVSDLVGTAAKYEMPAVAITDHGNLHGAIEFYQQATKAGVKPIIGCELYVALDQHREQSISLRKRATYHLTVLAQNEEGYRNLVRLVSNAHLEGFYYKPLVDKALLAKYSRGLVALSGCLRGEINSLLAEGQVALARAAAATYRDIFGSENFFLELQDHGIEAQTRCNLHLIEFSRDIGVGLVLTNDVHFLQRSHHEAHDVMICIGTGTMVYDERRIRYTPELYLKPPQEMRGLFPHLSQAADNTLRVAERCNLNLEFGQPKYPAYKAPAGITREAYLRQLCKEGLERRFGKDRAQRDINLNRRLEYELSVLETAGFVSYFLIVWDFIYFSKQRDIPVGPGRGSAAGSLVAYVLGITDLDPLHYGLVFERFLNPERVSPPDIDIDFCQNRRGEVIEYVRKRYGERSVAQIITFGTMGAKSVVRDVGRVLGWKYADVDRIAKMIPNELNITLQLASEKNPVLRNTIEQEPHIQQLWDYALVLEGISRNTGIHAAGVVIGDRDLSDGYIPLCKGKDKEIVTQFPMGPLTDLGMLKMDFLGLKTLTVIHDTISFIRHRQPGFDITQIPPNDTLTLDLLNQGKTTGVFQLESNGMTNTCKRFQIRSIDDIIALIALYRPGPMDLINDYIERKKGLKKIEYDHPLLKQVCSDTFGVMIYQEQVQQAASILAGYSLGQADLLRRAMGKKDKGKMAEERLHFIEGCKRTNNIPEKKADSIFDLLEKFAGYGFNKSHSAAYGLICYQTAYLKANYPIEFMSGLLSNEINNTDKISIFVAECQRMHLKILPPDINRSALKFTPESEQQAIRFGLAAIKNVGEQAMSSAIQERSRGGAFRCLEDFCGRIGPRTVSRKVLESLVKCGAFDCFGHSRASLFAHIETAMKGAVSIHRDRSSGQTSLFSLAEEGGHCTPQWPVPEVKPWSSRETLAYEKELLGFYVTGHPLDTYRMALAGDQHVTIAEIRQLPEGSATLRIAGMLISVEEKFTKTDGRPYAILVVEDFTGAVEVSAWNEVSSRFSGLLKVGTAVSLLTRVIKREESLRITVSDVHPLQPRPISQPIRLGLDWQLINEGVLCEILDSVVRHPGNKELLIDFIDTNGNSCTIRAGDEFLVGNEIAIINEINQYLVSREVGG, from the coding sequence ATGTCAGAAAATTCTTTTGTTCACCTTCATGTACATACTGAGTATTCCCTCTTGGACGGAGCGGTACGTGTTTCGGACCTAGTTGGAACAGCTGCGAAGTACGAAATGCCGGCAGTGGCGATTACCGATCACGGCAACCTCCATGGTGCTATCGAGTTTTATCAGCAGGCTACTAAAGCGGGAGTGAAACCTATTATTGGGTGTGAGCTCTATGTGGCTCTCGATCAACATAGGGAACAAAGCATCTCACTAAGAAAGAGGGCTACCTATCATCTTACCGTCCTTGCGCAGAATGAAGAAGGGTATCGGAACTTAGTAAGGTTAGTTTCTAATGCCCACTTGGAGGGCTTTTATTATAAACCACTAGTAGACAAGGCACTACTTGCTAAGTACTCCAGAGGACTAGTTGCTCTCAGTGGTTGCCTAAGGGGAGAAATAAATTCTCTTCTTGCAGAAGGCCAGGTGGCCTTAGCTAGAGCTGCTGCTGCGACTTATCGAGATATTTTTGGGTCAGAAAATTTTTTCTTGGAGTTACAGGACCATGGCATTGAAGCGCAAACACGCTGCAACCTGCATCTCATAGAATTTTCCAGGGATATTGGTGTGGGACTCGTACTTACCAATGATGTTCACTTTCTTCAACGCTCCCATCATGAAGCCCACGACGTTATGATCTGTATTGGAACTGGCACAATGGTGTACGATGAGAGACGTATACGCTACACCCCAGAGCTTTACCTCAAGCCTCCACAAGAAATGCGGGGCCTCTTTCCGCATCTGTCTCAAGCGGCAGACAACACTTTGAGGGTTGCGGAGCGCTGCAACCTCAATCTGGAGTTTGGACAACCAAAGTATCCAGCCTACAAAGCACCTGCTGGAATTACTCGGGAGGCCTACCTCAGGCAATTATGCAAGGAGGGGCTAGAAAGAAGATTTGGTAAAGATCGAGCTCAACGAGATATTAACCTAAACCGTCGTCTAGAATATGAACTTTCTGTTCTAGAAACGGCAGGATTTGTAAGTTATTTCTTAATCGTCTGGGACTTCATCTACTTTTCAAAACAGCGTGACATTCCAGTTGGGCCTGGGCGTGGATCCGCCGCAGGATCACTTGTTGCCTATGTCTTGGGCATTACTGATCTAGATCCTCTCCACTACGGACTGGTTTTTGAGCGTTTTCTAAATCCAGAGCGCGTAAGTCCCCCAGATATCGACATCGATTTCTGTCAAAACCGGCGCGGAGAGGTAATTGAGTACGTACGGAAGAGGTATGGGGAACGTTCTGTTGCACAGATTATCACCTTCGGCACTATGGGAGCAAAGAGCGTGGTGCGCGACGTAGGACGAGTACTAGGCTGGAAATATGCAGATGTCGACCGTATCGCTAAGATGATTCCTAACGAATTAAACATTACTCTCCAACTCGCATCGGAAAAGAATCCCGTATTGCGTAATACGATAGAGCAGGAACCGCATATTCAACAACTTTGGGATTATGCCTTGGTGCTTGAGGGTATTAGCCGCAACACAGGCATCCATGCTGCTGGAGTAGTAATTGGAGACCGTGACCTCTCCGATGGCTATATCCCCCTCTGCAAAGGAAAGGATAAAGAAATCGTTACACAGTTTCCTATGGGGCCTCTTACAGACCTTGGGATGTTAAAAATGGACTTCCTTGGCCTCAAAACCCTAACCGTTATCCACGATACCATTTCCTTTATTCGTCACCGTCAACCAGGCTTTGATATTACTCAGATTCCACCTAATGACACTCTTACCCTTGACCTGCTGAACCAGGGTAAAACTACCGGCGTTTTTCAGTTGGAATCTAATGGAATGACAAATACCTGCAAGCGTTTTCAAATTCGGAGCATCGATGATATTATTGCCCTCATCGCTCTGTATCGCCCTGGTCCTATGGATCTGATCAACGATTATATTGAGAGAAAAAAAGGACTTAAAAAGATCGAGTATGACCATCCGCTCTTGAAACAAGTTTGTTCGGATACGTTTGGGGTCATGATTTACCAGGAACAAGTACAACAGGCAGCAAGCATTCTTGCTGGATATTCTCTAGGGCAGGCGGATCTTTTACGTCGCGCCATGGGAAAAAAGGACAAGGGAAAAATGGCAGAAGAGCGGCTGCACTTTATAGAGGGATGCAAGCGCACCAATAACATTCCAGAGAAAAAAGCGGATAGTATTTTTGATCTTTTGGAAAAGTTTGCTGGTTATGGATTTAACAAAAGCCACAGCGCTGCATACGGACTCATCTGCTACCAGACTGCTTACCTGAAGGCAAACTATCCCATAGAATTTATGTCTGGGCTGCTAAGTAACGAAATCAATAACACAGACAAGATCTCTATCTTCGTAGCAGAATGCCAGAGGATGCACTTGAAAATATTGCCGCCGGACATTAACCGGAGCGCTTTAAAATTTACTCCTGAGAGTGAACAACAAGCAATTCGTTTTGGGCTCGCTGCTATCAAAAATGTAGGGGAACAGGCCATGTCTTCTGCTATCCAGGAACGTAGTCGCGGAGGAGCTTTCCGGTGTTTGGAAGATTTTTGCGGCCGAATAGGTCCTCGAACTGTCAGCCGTAAAGTTCTGGAGAGTTTAGTCAAGTGTGGAGCTTTCGATTGCTTTGGACACTCTAGAGCTTCTCTGTTTGCACATATTGAAACGGCTATGAAGGGAGCGGTATCTATCCATCGAGACAGATCCAGTGGGCAAACCTCCCTATTTTCTCTAGCTGAAGAAGGGGGTCATTGTACTCCCCAGTGGCCAGTTCCGGAAGTAAAACCGTGGTCATCCCGTGAAACTTTAGCCTACGAGAAGGAGTTACTTGGGTTTTATGTTACTGGACACCCGCTAGATACGTATCGGATGGCTCTCGCAGGTGATCAGCATGTCACAATCGCTGAGATAAGGCAGCTACCCGAAGGCTCCGCCACACTTAGAATAGCCGGTATGCTCATCTCAGTGGAGGAGAAGTTTACTAAGACCGATGGCAGACCATATGCCATTCTAGTTGTAGAAGACTTCACCGGTGCTGTAGAAGTGTCCGCGTGGAATGAGGTTTCCTCAAGATTCTCAGGCCTACTGAAGGTAGGTACAGCCGTTTCCCTCCTGACCCGTGTTATTAAGAGAGAAGAATCCCTGCGTATAACCGTAAGTGATGTTCACCCACTCCAGCCCAGGCCTATCTCTCAACCGATTCGGCTAGGACTTGATTGGCAGTTGATTAATGAAGGGGTGCTTTGTGAGATACTAGACTCTGTGGTCAGACACCCTGGAAACAAAGAGCTTCTTATCGATTTTATCGATACCAATGGTAATTCTTGTACTATCCGCGCCGGTGACGAATTCCTTGTCGGAAACGAGATAGCCATCATAAATGAAATCAACCAATATCTTGTCTCACGTGAAGTAGGCGGATAG
- the hemW gene encoding radical SAM family heme chaperone HemW, translated as MVRNLYIHIPFCSKICPYCSFYKEQINRNRIYAFLDALLMEAKKVCFQPEAVFFGGGTPTVLSCQQLDYLLRGLSTCLDLRRVKEWTVEMNPATVSAEKGRLLLDWGVNRISMGVQSWDPGLLAVLGREHTTDQSKRSYDILREVGFSNINLDLIFGIPGQGIEQWRDSLSKTVLLRPDHISAYCLTYKEDTEYFFRLMRGVYSQDVDKEAEFFEVTMNYLEEVGYCQYEISNYTSPGKECLHNLGYWRGEDYIGLGPSAFSTVGTLRWNNVADTVEYIKRMNTDGEAVHFRERLSPATLRTERVLLSLRTREGVPAHLLREHEERLQIFFELGLIEASGETIRLTRQGCLVADSVAEAFL; from the coding sequence ATGGTCAGAAATTTGTACATTCATATCCCGTTTTGCTCAAAGATTTGCCCTTATTGCAGTTTCTATAAAGAGCAAATCAACCGTAACAGGATATATGCATTTTTGGATGCACTTCTTATGGAGGCAAAGAAGGTTTGCTTCCAGCCTGAGGCTGTGTTTTTTGGGGGTGGCACACCTACCGTCCTTTCCTGTCAGCAACTAGATTACCTCCTTCGAGGACTAAGTACTTGCTTAGATTTGCGTCGAGTAAAGGAGTGGACCGTTGAGATGAACCCTGCTACGGTCTCTGCAGAAAAGGGGCGCTTACTTCTAGATTGGGGAGTCAATCGGATTAGTATGGGGGTGCAGTCCTGGGATCCTGGACTCTTGGCTGTCCTGGGGCGGGAACATACAACCGATCAGAGCAAACGTTCCTATGATATTCTCCGAGAGGTTGGCTTTTCCAACATAAACCTCGATCTCATTTTTGGAATTCCTGGCCAGGGAATAGAGCAGTGGAGGGACTCTCTTAGTAAAACTGTCCTGCTCCGCCCAGATCATATCTCCGCCTACTGTCTAACCTATAAAGAGGACACGGAATACTTTTTCCGTCTAATGCGAGGCGTATATTCTCAAGACGTCGATAAAGAAGCAGAGTTTTTTGAAGTAACAATGAACTATCTGGAAGAAGTGGGCTATTGCCAGTATGAGATTTCTAACTATACGTCTCCCGGGAAGGAATGTCTTCATAACCTGGGCTATTGGAGGGGAGAAGACTACATCGGCCTCGGACCAAGTGCCTTTTCTACTGTTGGAACTTTACGATGGAACAATGTAGCAGATACTGTGGAGTACATTAAGAGAATGAACACAGATGGCGAGGCTGTTCATTTCAGAGAAAGGCTTAGCCCAGCTACGCTGAGAACAGAACGTGTATTACTTAGCCTGCGTACTAGGGAAGGGGTCCCTGCTCATTTGCTAAGAGAACATGAGGAAAGGTTGCAGATTTTCTTTGAACTAGGACTGATAGAAGCCTCTGGAGAGACCATCAGACTTACCCGACAGGGATGTTTAGTGGCAGACTCAGTAGCAGAGGCCTTCCTGTAA
- a CDS encoding squalene/phytoene synthase family protein — MKDRKREADYTFRRINWSLVRSVSRSLYLSLRLLPRSVRPQITLAYLLARASDTIADASFGEEADRLEALRHLRKSASDPMEKCDPRMYLDLARSQEYPAERQLLEQLPALVECLRNQVDADIIREVLDSIMEGQIFDLEGPHFEPFTREQLDRYTSSVAGCVGKFWTRICCRRIPQFTSLSVEHMEELGVLYGKGLQLVNILRDRDEDATLGRVYICANDVKERFWEAWMAMQSGIKYGRAISHPLLRYATLLPALIGMRTLELVRSCSGKVKISRREVRHILITTLPALWRAEPRCLPFTEI, encoded by the coding sequence ATGAAAGATAGGAAACGTGAAGCTGATTATACATTTAGGCGAATAAACTGGTCTCTAGTGCGAAGTGTTTCCCGCTCGTTGTATCTAAGTTTGCGTTTGCTACCCCGTAGCGTGCGGCCGCAAATTACTCTCGCCTACCTTTTAGCACGGGCATCAGACACAATCGCGGATGCCTCCTTTGGCGAAGAGGCAGATCGCTTAGAAGCGTTGCGACATCTCCGGAAGTCAGCAAGTGATCCAATGGAAAAGTGTGATCCTAGGATGTACCTAGATCTGGCTCGATCACAGGAATATCCTGCCGAAAGGCAACTTTTGGAACAACTGCCTGCATTGGTAGAATGCCTACGAAACCAAGTGGATGCTGATATAATCCGGGAGGTTCTCGATTCTATTATGGAGGGGCAAATTTTTGATCTTGAGGGTCCACATTTTGAACCGTTTACCCGTGAGCAGCTAGATCGTTACACATCTTCAGTTGCAGGTTGTGTTGGTAAGTTTTGGACGCGTATTTGCTGTAGACGAATCCCGCAGTTTACCTCTCTTTCAGTTGAACATATGGAGGAACTCGGTGTCCTCTATGGTAAGGGGTTACAGCTCGTTAATATTCTCAGAGATCGGGATGAGGATGCTACTCTCGGGAGGGTTTATATTTGTGCAAACGACGTGAAGGAACGCTTCTGGGAAGCATGGATGGCAATGCAATCTGGTATCAAGTATGGGAGGGCTATTAGTCATCCCCTTCTGCGCTATGCCACACTACTTCCCGCCTTAATTGGCATGCGCACCCTTGAATTGGTCCGCTCCTGCTCTGGAAAAGTTAAAATTTCCCGCAGGGAGGTTCGCCACATTTTGATCACAACGCTACCTGCTCTTTGGAGGGCGGAGCCGAGATGCCTGCCTTTTACGGAGATTTAG
- the mqnE gene encoding aminofutalosine synthase MqnE, producing MSILRTDGSSAPPHLARQLRRVISSIVSPELRPILKKVENGRRISQLEGKVLYRTQDLNGLGAIADLVRERKNGNFATYLHNRYINYSNVCILSCQFCAFGAKKQDAHAFETSIQAIVQNVQQALSKGITEVHMVGGLHPTLRGEWYLELLSSLRGLSKILHIKAFTAVEIRHLARRVFHLSIQGTLQLLREHGLDSITGGGAEIFDSRIRRKICHAKESAEEWLEVHRTWHQMGGKSTSTMLYGHIETHAQRIAHLEQLRALQDETGGFTGFIPFAFVPNSTAMAHVQRISATEELKNLAISRIYLDNFEHITAYWVSLGLPVAQLSLSYGVDDLHGTIMEEKIFHMAGAVTPQEQTVTSLRNAIREAGRVPIERDSLYRHIDQHQTV from the coding sequence ATGTCAATACTCCGGACGGATGGGTCTAGCGCTCCGCCACACCTAGCTAGGCAGCTTAGACGTGTAATTTCTTCCATCGTATCCCCTGAGCTCCGCCCAATTCTCAAGAAGGTAGAAAATGGGAGGCGTATCTCTCAGCTGGAAGGGAAGGTCCTGTATAGGACGCAAGATCTAAATGGACTAGGAGCCATTGCTGATCTTGTACGGGAACGTAAGAATGGCAATTTTGCGACTTATCTTCACAACCGCTATATTAACTACTCAAATGTTTGTATCCTCTCCTGCCAGTTCTGTGCTTTTGGTGCCAAAAAACAGGATGCTCATGCCTTTGAGACAAGTATCCAGGCAATTGTACAAAATGTTCAGCAGGCATTATCCAAAGGCATCACTGAGGTTCACATGGTAGGCGGGTTACATCCCACACTGAGAGGAGAATGGTACCTAGAATTGCTTTCTAGTCTTAGGGGACTGAGTAAAATTCTACATATCAAGGCATTTACAGCGGTTGAAATCCGGCATCTTGCTAGGCGTGTCTTTCACCTTTCCATTCAAGGTACCTTGCAACTTTTGCGTGAACATGGTCTGGATTCTATTACCGGCGGTGGGGCAGAGATTTTCGACAGCAGGATACGCAGGAAGATTTGCCATGCTAAGGAAAGCGCAGAAGAGTGGTTAGAGGTCCATCGTACTTGGCATCAAATGGGTGGAAAAAGCACCAGTACCATGCTCTATGGTCACATCGAGACACATGCTCAGCGTATAGCTCACCTAGAGCAACTTCGGGCGCTTCAGGATGAGACGGGTGGATTTACAGGATTCATTCCTTTTGCATTTGTGCCGAATTCCACTGCTATGGCACACGTCCAGCGCATTTCTGCTACCGAAGAGCTAAAGAACCTTGCTATTTCCAGGATCTACCTGGATAACTTCGAGCATATTACAGCCTATTGGGTCAGTTTGGGTCTTCCGGTGGCACAGCTCTCCCTTAGTTATGGAGTGGATGATCTGCATGGCACTATCATGGAGGAGAAAATTTTTCATATGGCTGGTGCTGTCACCCCTCAGGAACAAACAGTGACTTCTCTAAGGAATGCGATTCGCGAAGCTGGCCGCGTTCCCATCGAGCGGGACAGTTTATACCGTCACATAGATCAGCATCAAACTGTTTAA
- a CDS encoding glucose-1-phosphate adenylyltransferase gives MKVGLNLLPTHKTLAIVMGGGAGTRLFPLTEERAKPAVPLGGKYRLVDIPISNCLNSSIRSIYVLTQFNSTSLHRHINTSYKFDSFTPSFVEILAAQQTPKNSKWYQGTADAVRQNLRYFLEQPYEYFLILSGDQLYRMDYRTILRQHVETDAEITIATTPVNRASASGFGIMQTDEQCHIAHFVEKPKDPAILDTLKIPPDLLRTIGHSENTELYQASMGIYVFNRSILSKCLDNDLEDFGRNVIPSAIQNHVVNAYIFQGYWEDIGTIHTFFKANLHLAEEFPSYSFYEAGAQIYTHPQFLPSSIIRTTSIDQAIISDGCVIEHSIIEHCVIGVRSIVKPGTRIQNSILMGADYYETDFPPSTTGLPAIGIGSDCSIEGAIIDKNARIGNRVLISPHGKSRNLDGEGFYIRDGIVVVPKNSVIPAGTLI, from the coding sequence ATGAAAGTTGGTCTTAATCTCCTGCCGACCCATAAAACCTTGGCCATTGTTATGGGTGGAGGTGCCGGCACACGGCTCTTCCCTCTTACCGAGGAAAGAGCGAAACCAGCCGTCCCCCTCGGGGGAAAATATCGTTTGGTGGATATTCCCATCAGCAACTGCTTAAATTCTTCAATACGGAGTATCTACGTCCTAACTCAGTTTAACAGCACCTCGCTTCACCGCCACATTAACACAAGCTATAAATTTGACAGTTTTACTCCAAGTTTCGTGGAAATTCTAGCAGCCCAGCAAACTCCAAAAAACTCCAAATGGTATCAGGGAACTGCAGATGCTGTACGGCAAAACCTCCGTTACTTCCTGGAGCAGCCTTATGAATACTTCCTCATCTTAAGCGGGGATCAGCTCTATCGTATGGATTACCGTACTATCTTGCGGCAGCACGTGGAGACAGATGCAGAGATTACCATTGCAACTACTCCTGTTAACCGGGCATCCGCCTCTGGATTTGGTATCATGCAGACAGATGAACAGTGCCACATTGCTCATTTTGTCGAAAAACCTAAGGATCCTGCAATTCTAGATACACTAAAAATCCCACCTGACCTGCTAAGGACGATCGGCCATTCAGAAAATACCGAGCTCTATCAGGCGTCCATGGGAATTTACGTTTTTAATCGCTCCATTCTTAGTAAATGTCTGGACAACGACCTGGAAGACTTTGGAAGGAATGTCATTCCAAGTGCTATCCAGAACCATGTCGTCAACGCCTATATTTTTCAAGGATACTGGGAAGATATTGGTACCATCCATACCTTTTTTAAGGCTAACCTTCACCTTGCTGAAGAATTCCCCTCCTACAGTTTTTATGAGGCCGGCGCACAGATCTATACACACCCGCAGTTTCTTCCGTCTAGCATCATTCGTACTACCTCTATTGATCAGGCTATCATTTCTGATGGTTGTGTTATCGAGCACTCCATTATAGAGCATTGTGTAATCGGTGTTCGCAGCATAGTTAAACCAGGAACAAGAATCCAGAACAGCATCTTAATGGGGGCAGATTACTATGAGACTGATTTTCCCCCTTCTACTACAGGCCTTCCCGCTATTGGAATTGGAAGTGATTGCAGCATTGAGGGAGCAATCATCGACAAAAATGCGCGGATTGGAAATAGAGTGCTGATCAGCCCTCATGGTAAATCCCGGAATCTAGATGGAGAGGGGTTTTATATTCGAGATGGTATCGTAGTAGTTCCGAAAAACAGCGTGATTCCAGCGGGAACTCTGATATAG
- a CDS encoding menaquinone biosynthetic enzyme MqnA/MqnD family protein, with the protein MRLGAVPYLNALPLRAFISKSLELEVPSRLVRLYESGLLDAALLPTCKILQQSHPLIVDGVCVSSYGKVFSVFLAHRRPLKELRNVSLDPSSCTSNALFRCLCAEFLGLTPEFSMQSLDYSNEGRILIGDPAIDFRMSEPAGWHFLDLGETWTFHTGLPFVYAAWSLRRKSVPRIAEFLRSVKRAGVKALAELAARGGKPAFSLAYLNTYIRYDLGELEKQSLARFAGLLYKHGLSPVCSYKPSFV; encoded by the coding sequence ATGCGGCTTGGGGCAGTTCCATATCTTAATGCACTTCCGTTAAGAGCTTTCATTTCAAAATCTCTAGAATTGGAGGTTCCCTCACGGCTTGTAAGACTCTATGAGTCAGGTTTACTTGATGCGGCTCTTTTGCCTACCTGCAAAATCCTGCAGCAGTCTCACCCTTTAATTGTCGACGGCGTCTGTGTAAGTTCGTATGGCAAAGTTTTTAGTGTGTTTCTTGCACATCGTAGGCCATTAAAGGAGCTTCGAAACGTCTCTTTAGATCCTTCCTCTTGTACTTCTAATGCGCTCTTTCGCTGCCTTTGTGCTGAATTTCTCGGTTTGACCCCAGAGTTTTCCATGCAGTCGCTTGATTATAGTAACGAAGGTCGTATTCTAATCGGGGATCCAGCTATTGATTTTCGGATGTCGGAGCCCGCAGGTTGGCACTTTCTCGATCTTGGAGAAACTTGGACATTCCATACAGGGTTGCCATTTGTGTATGCAGCATGGTCCCTAAGAAGAAAATCGGTTCCGCGGATCGCAGAATTTCTCCGCTCAGTGAAACGAGCAGGGGTGAAAGCCCTAGCAGAGCTTGCTGCTAGAGGTGGTAAACCTGCTTTTAGCCTAGCTTACCTGAACACTTATATCCGCTACGATTTGGGCGAACTGGAAAAGCAGAGCCTTGCTAGGTTTGCTGGACTTCTCTACAAGCACGGCCTTAGTCCAGTCTGTTCCTACAAACCTTCCTTTGTTTAG